One stretch of Harmonia axyridis chromosome 1, icHarAxyr1.1, whole genome shotgun sequence DNA includes these proteins:
- the LOC123672660 gene encoding uncharacterized protein LOC123672660 — MPSMDKFKASLATSVIKRENAFSAASTLLKLIKDLTTKVDVANMCLAELVKVEKTFREADELVVQLNSQLEEPGQIGPPSKFDAFFEICLHVRAAHSRLTASTSVKAPSLSSAELPIPRVDLPCFQGKVEEWPGFIALFDALVHQNNSLAPVQKFHLLASAISGEAASVISGFQLNSVNYPLAYQALHSRYQNPRRLANLYVNQILDSRPASVSSLPQLKQFVTTHPNAIHAIKALPISDLADLLLFSLALRNLDIPSRHLFEGQLSSDDFPTLAQLLEFTNRQLRVLGSTSVTSSIAPKGSLRPQSPAGSASVSPSSVPSSSGVYPCRPAYAGACPSSSSACVFCSANLSVRQCRQFKAMNVYQRRAFVTERRL; from the coding sequence ATGCCGTCAATGGATAAATTCAAGGCCTCTTTGGCAACATCTGTCATTAAGCGCGAGAATGCATTTTCTGCGGCATCTACTCTTCTTAAATTAATAAAGGATTTGACCACAAAAGTCGATGTGGCCAACATGTGTCTGGCTGAGTTGGTCAAAGTGGAAAAGACTTTCAGGGAGGCTGATGAGTTAGTTGTCCAACTCAATTCTCAGCTAGAGGAGCCTGGTCAGATCGGTCCACCCTCAAAATTCGatgcattttttgaaatttgcctaCATGTACGTGCCGCCCATAGTCGTCTAACCGCATCTACGTCTGTTAAGGCGCCATCATTGTCATCTGCTGAGCTACCTATTCCGCGGGTTGACCTGCCTTGCTTTCAGGGCAAGGTTGAGGAATGGCCCGGATTCATCGCTCTATTCGATGCCTTAGTGCATCAGAACAATTCCCTGGCGCCCGTTCAGAAGTTTCACCTCTTGGCATCTGCCATCTCTGGTGAAGCAGCATCTGTCATCTCTGGCTTTCAATTAAATTCGGTGAATTACCCCCTGGCCTATCAAGCCCTTCACTCCCGGTATCAAAACCCTCGTCGGTTGGCGAATCTTTATGTGAATCAGATCTTGGATTCACGGCCCGCATCTGTGTCTTCCTTACCACAGTTGAAGCAATTCGTCACGACGCATCCGAATGCCATTCATGCCATCAAGGCATTACCCATTTCAGATCTGGCTGACTTGCTCTTGTTTTCTCTAGCATTGCGCAACCTCGATATACCATCTCGCCACTTGTTTGAGGGGCAGTTATCCTCTGATGACTTTCCCACTCTCGCTCAGTTGCTCGAATTCACCAATCGACAGTTGCGAGTGTTGGGGAGCACTTCCGTCACCTCATCCATTGCGCCGAAGGGATCATTAAGACCTCAATCTCCAGCAGGCTCAGCATCTGTTTCCCCATCGTCTGTGCCTTCATCCTCTGGTGTGTATCCTTGCCGCCCTGCTTACGCTGGTGCGTGCCCTTCGTCGTCTTCCGCGTGTGTGTTTTGCTCGGCGAATCTTTCTGTTCGCCAGTGTCGTCAGTTCAAGGCCATGAACGTTTATCAGCGACGAGCTTTCGTGACTGAAAGGCGACTATGA
- the LOC123671611 gene encoding uncharacterized protein LOC123671611, with translation MNSRAEKIVNLALFGDQNEANSRVISALPGCSTSNPEENTLLDISNNYVIENEGSIKLRITRTKENLYREETSSRSDFSAGSSDNYEPASDNDSLGSSLNSIDAETETIVQELPKISEAIECKENSPQRKKGKKRLRRTENWASVKAKSLKNSGKSYKSRTGKLMPAKEMAPPCPDKCVLACSKKFSENARAQIFREYWGMGSLQRQRDFLGSCIEQLQLKYRRVTSGVPRKPNSAFYLVVNGGKIRVCKLFLIRTLGITERKLRTVIESKLSGTGIVAEDKRGKHGKHKKADEEIVKSVRDHINAIPRVESHYVRKDTTREFIDGGLSIAELHRHYVSERSSTRETTASYDMYARIFNTEYNIGFFIPKKDQCDFCESFKNSVGDDKEALENKYNEHLQEKKLSREEKDKDKERAKNNEVVLAVYDLQAVLPVPTGQSSAFFYKSRLNCYNFTVTEIGRDKSLCYFWHEGLGHRGVNEIGTCIMLYLEELAKSNPGVDIVFYSDNCGGQQKNRYMIAAYLYAVDAYNINTITHKYLVRGHTQNEGDAVHSIVEKNLKRAKNSGPIYVPDQYISLIRNSKKRGNPLVVKEMNFNNFFDLKDLYGEIAPNLSKNVDGKEFKISDVRQLEFQKGSDVIRYKVSFNQKEWDRIIFRPKKRRVSELRPIKEIKTKPAYTQKITITENKKRDLKSLVDNRIIPEFYKYFYDSVL, from the exons atgaattcaagagCCGAAAAGATAGTTAATCTCGCTCTTTTTGGAGATCAAAATGAAgctaattcaagagttatttctGCACTGCCTGGATGCTCCACTTCAAATCCTGAAGAAAATACGTTACTTGATATTTCTAATAACTATGTCATAGAAAATGAAGGCTCAATCAAACTTAGAATAACTAGAACTAAAGAAAATTTGTACCGTGAGGAGACAAGTTCAAGAAGCGATTTTTCTGCAGGTTCGAGTGACAATTACGAGCCTGCAAGTGACAACGATTCGTTAGGCAGTTCGTTAAACTCTATAGACGCAGAAACTGAAACAATTGTCCAAGAGTTGCCCAAAATTTCAGAGGCTATAGAATGCAAAGAAAATTCCCCACAACGTAAAAAAGGTAAAAAGAGGTTACGCAGAACCGAAAATTGGGCAAGCGTAAAAGCCAAAAGCTTAAAGAATAGTGGAAAGAGCTATAAGTCCAGAACAGGAAAACTGATGCCGGCAAAGGAGATGGCACCACCTTGTCCAGATAAATGCGTTTTAGCATGTTCAAAGAAATTTTCCGAGAATGCAAGAGCTCAGATTTTCAGGGAGTATTGgggaatgggttcattacagagACAACGAGATTTCTTGGGTTCGTGTATTGAACAACTTCAACTTAAATATAGGCGAGTCACCTCTGGAGTGCCCCGTAAACCAAACAGTGCATTTTATCTTGTCGTTAATGGAGGGAAAATTCGCGTatgcaaattatttttaatcCGTACCCTTGGAATAACTGAGAGAAAACTCCGAACAGTCATTGAGTCGAAATTATCAGGTACTGGAATTGTAGCTGAAGATAAGCGAGGAAAgcacggcaaacataaaaagGCGGATGAAGAAATAGTGAAGTCGGTACGAGACCATATTAATGCCATTCCAAGGGTTGAGAGTCACTATGTCCGAAAGGATACTACAAGAGAATTCATTGACGGTGGTCTTTCGATTGCTGAATTACATAGGCACTATGTAAGTGAAAGATCTTCTACCCGAGAAACAACTGCCAGCTATGATATGTATGCGAGAATATTTAATACTGAATACAATATAGGATTCTTTATACCTAAAAAGGATCAGTGTGATTTTTGCGAGTCCTTCAAGAATTCAGTTGGTGATGATAAAGAAGCCTTGGAGAATAAATATAATGAACatctacaagaaaaaaaattaagtagagAAGAAAAGGACAAGGACAAGGAAAGAgccaaaaataatgaagttgTGTTAGCCGTATACGATCTGCAGGCTGTATTACCTGTCCCAACTGGGCAATCATCAGCATTTTTTTATAAAAGTCGATTGAATTGCTACAATTTTACT GTAACCGAAATTGGAAGGGATAAATCTCTCTGCTATTTTTGGCATGAAGGTTTAGGCCACAGGGGAGTTAACGAAATTGGTACCTGCATAATGTTATATCTTGAAGAACTTGCAAAATCGAACCCTGGTGTCGACATAGTGTTTTATTCTGACAACTGTGGAGGCCAGCAAAAGAATAG ATATATGATCGCAGCTTATTTATATGCAGTGGACGCGTATAATATTAATACAATTACGCATAAATATCTTGTTCGCGGGCACACTCAGAACGAGGGTGATGCTGTACATAGTATTGtggagaaaaatttgaaaagggcTAAAAACTCAGGGCCAATTTACGTGCCCGACCAATATATTTCACtaataagaaattcaaaaaaaagagGCAATCCTCTTGTTGTGAAggaaatgaatttcaataatttctttgattTAAAAGATTTATATGGAGAAATCGCTccgaatttatcgaaaaacgtCGATGGGAAAGAATTTAAAATAAGTGACGTAAGACAACTTGAATTTCAGAAAGGAAGCGACGTTATTCGTTACAAAGTAAGTTTCAACCAAAAGGAATGGGATAGAATAATATTCAGACCAAAGAAGAGACGTGTTTCCGAATTACGGCCTATCaaagaaattaaaacaaaacctgcttacacacaaaaaattacaataacagaaaataaaaaaagagatCTGAAGAGTTTAGTTGACAACAGAATAATTCCCGAGTTTTATAAgtatttttatgattctgttTTATAA